The Coffea eugenioides isolate CCC68of chromosome 8, Ceug_1.0, whole genome shotgun sequence genome has a segment encoding these proteins:
- the LOC113779905 gene encoding L-lactate dehydrogenase B-like codes for MKKMESSSTLGPGGLDISKAFFKPILNSAPPSPTKRHTKISVIGAGNVGMAIAQTILTQDLVDELALVDAKPEKLRGEMLDLQHAAAFLPRTKIHASVDYSITAGSDLCIVTAGARQIPGESRLNLIQRNLTLFKLIIPPLAKYSPDCILLIVSNPVDVLTYVAWKLSGFPPNRVIGSGTNLDSSRFRFLLADHLDVNAQDVQAYMVGEHGDSSVALWSSISVGGVPVLSFLERQKIAYEKETLENIRKEVVESAYEVINLKGYTSWAIGYSAANLARSLLRDQRKIHPVSVLATGLYGIDGGDVFLSLPAQLGRSGVMGVANVELTDWEAQQLRNAATTILEVQSQLEIEDH; via the exons ATGAAAAAGATGGAGTCATCTTCCACATTAGGCCCGGGTGGCCTGGACATCTCCAAAGCCTTCTTCAAACCCATTCTCAACTCTGCCCCACCTTCACCCACCAAACGCCACACCAAAATCTCTGTTATTGGGGCTGGAAACGTTGGCATGGCCATTGCACAAACCATCCTCACCCAAGACCTTGTTGATGAGCTAGCCCTTGTCGACGCCAAGCCCGAAAAACTCCGCGGAGAAATGCTTGATCTCCAACACGCGGCTGCTTTCTTGCCAAGAACCAAAATCCATGCTTCCGTGGACTACTCAATAACTGCCGGGTCGGATCTTTGCATTGTCACAGCGGGTGCGCGGCAGATCCCCGGTGAGAGTAGGCTGAATCTTATACAGAGGAATTTAACTCTCTTCAAGCTTATTATTCCTCCGTTAGCCAAGTATTCTCCGGATTGTATACTCTTGATCGTTTCAAATCCTGTGGATGTTTTGACCTACGTGGCTTGGAAGCTTTCTGGGTTTCCGCCTAATCGCGTTATTGGATCGGGTACGAACTTGGATTCGTCTAGGTTCCGATTTCTGCTGGCGGATCATCTCGATGTCAATGCTCAGGATGTGCAG GCATACATGGTTGGGGAGCATGGAGACAGTTCAGTGGCGCTGTGGTCTAGCATTAGCGTGGGAGGAGTGCCAGTGCTTAGCTTTCTAGAAAGGCAGAAAATTGCATACGAGAAGGAAACTCTTGAGAACATTCGGAAAGAAGTTGTGGAGAGTGCCTATGAAGTAATAAATCTCAAGGGTTACACTTCCTGGGCAATTGGCTATTCAGCGGCTAACCTGGCTCGATCCCTCCTGAGGGATCAGAGAAAGATTCATCCTGTCTCTGTTCTTGCAACAGGCCTCTATGGAATTGATGGTGGAGATGTTTTTCTGAGCTTGCCTGCTCAACTTGGTCGGAGTGGCGTCATGGGTGTGGCAAATGTGGAGTTGACGGATTGGGAAGCACAGCAACTCAGGAATGCTGCTACTACTATTTTGGAGGTGCAGAGCCAATTGGAAATCGAGGACCATTGA